A window of Flavobacterium psychrophilum genomic DNA:
GTGAAATTGTATGTGGTATAGCTTCAGAAGAAAATGACGACTTTATCACAATTCAGGGTAATGACGGGGCACACAATAATAAATATGTGGTGCTTATAGATCCGCTTGACGGTTCATCTAACATCGATGTAAATGTTTCGGTGGGTACTATTTTCTCTGTATACCGCAGGGTGACACCTGTTGGTACACCGGTAACACTTGAAGATTTCCTTCAGCCGGGGATAAACCAGGTAGCGGCTGGTTACGTTATTTACGGAACATCAACAATGTTAGTTTATACTACCGGTAATGGAGTGAACGGCTTTACGCTTAACCCCGCGATTGGTACGTTTTACCTTTCGCATCCAAAACTGAGTTTCCCGAAAGATGGCATAATCTATTCTATCAATGAAGGTAACTACGTGCATTTTCCGCAAGGGGTTAAAGATTATATTAAATACTGCCAGCTTGAAGAAGGCGACAGGCCCTATACGTCACGATACATCGGAAGCCTGGTTTCAGACATTCACCGTAATATGATAAAAGGTGGGATATATATTTATCCAACAAGTTCTAAAGCACCGAACGGTAAGTTAAGGCTGCTTTATGAGTGCAATCCTATGGCATTTATTGCCGAACAGGCAGGCGGTAAAGCGTCTGATGGATTTGGAAGGATCATGGAAATTCAACCTACTGAACTGCACCAGCGTGTGCCGTTTTTCTGCGGAAGCGAAAACATGGTTACAAAGGCTGAGGAGTTTATGGGAAAATACGGGAGGTAAGTCATAAATTCTTAAGGTCGAAAGTCACAAAGTCAAAAGGTAGAAGACAAAGAAAAACATAGAAATAAAGAAATCCCGCAATAGCGGGATTTCTTGTTATGCTTGCATGGAGCTAAGAAACTAAGTGTCTCAGCACCTAAGCAACTTTTATTTATTCATGTGCTGCATTTCGTAAAGGAAAGTATCCAGGTCTACATTAAGTACAAGCAATGATAATGCTTTATCTACAATGTAATGTACGTTGCCCGGTGTAAAACCTAAAGCGAGTGCAAAACGTGTAAGTATTTCTTTTTGTCTTGGCCCAAGTATGTGATCTGCATATACCATTCTTGAAAGGTCATACAAACGCTCAAGTCTGTGTACGTGAAGGTACGGCGGGTTAATAGGGTATCTTAAAGGGTTTTCGAGGATCTCACTGTACTCTTCGGGTGAAATTTCAAGCTCTTTAGCCAGCTTGTCAAGAAAGTGGCGCTCTTCTTCAGAAAGGTGTCCATTTTCCATGGCAACCCTTACGATTGCAGAGAAATGTCCTTTGTTCCTGTTCTTAAAGCCACTATCGAATAAATCTGAAATGGACATGTTTTTTCTGTTAAAATTAAAACGCAAATATACTTCTATATTTTAGGTGGATATAATTTTTTAAAAGATTTTAGCTAAACCTGCGTTCTTTTATAACAGTTTTGGGAAAGGATAGTTTGTAAAAATACCGTAAGTTTACGGTTTTAATAATTTATCAGTCGCATCATGTCAGAATTTTGGCTATATTTTGAAACGGGCCTGCGCCACGTACTGGATATTAACGGCTACGACCATATCTTATTTATTGCAATGCTTGCTGTGCCTTATACTTTTAAGGACTGGAAGAATGTTATACTTCTTGTAACCCTGTTTACTATTGGGCATACACTATCCCTTATACTCTCTGTATTTGGTATAGTTACCGTAAATGCCACTATGGTGGAGTTTTTAATACCTATAACCATTCTAGTAGCTGCAGTTTATAATATTATAAAACTGGGTAAAAAGACATCAAAAAACAACAGCATTAACTTTATTGCAATTACAACCCTGTTTTTTGGTATCATTCACGGTTTGGGCTTCTCAAACTATTTCAAGCTTTTGTTAGGCAAACATGCCGATGACAAAGTACTTCCGTTACTGGAATTTGCTTTAGGAATAGAAGCTGCGCAAATAATGATTGTATTGGTTGTACTTATATTAGGATATATATTGCAGGAGTTCTTCCGCATGTCAAAAAGAGACTGGGTGCTTATAACTTCGGCTTTTGTAGCAGGGGTTGTTGTGCCGATGATTATAGGTAGTGAAATTTGGTAATTTTTTAACAGTATAGAAATGCCGATTGCTTTATTTTTAAGCGTCGGGATTTGCACGGATGATGAAAGAAAAAAAACAGAACAAATACGACAGGGCATATTTAAGAATAGCCAGGGAGTGGGGACAGTTATCGTACTGCAAACGCAAAAAAGTT
This region includes:
- a CDS encoding fructose 1,6-bisphosphatase (catalyzes the formation of D-fructose 6-phosphate from fructose-1,6-bisphosphate), which gives rise to MEERNKTLGEFIIEKQEDFKYSSGELSKLINSIRLAAKVVNYKVNKAGLVDIIGKFGEQNIQGEDQQKLDVYANEIFIQTLINREIVCGIASEENDDFITIQGNDGAHNNKYVVLIDPLDGSSNIDVNVSVGTIFSVYRRVTPVGTPVTLEDFLQPGINQVAAGYVIYGTSTMLVYTTGNGVNGFTLNPAIGTFYLSHPKLSFPKDGIIYSINEGNYVHFPQGVKDYIKYCQLEEGDRPYTSRYIGSLVSDIHRNMIKGGIYIYPTSSKAPNGKLRLLYECNPMAFIAEQAGGKASDGFGRIMEIQPTELHQRVPFFCGSENMVTKAEEFMGKYGR
- a CDS encoding fructose 1,6-bisphosphatase, which produces MSISDLFDSGFKNRNKGHFSAIVRVAMENGHLSEEERHFLDKLAKELEISPEEYSEILENPLRYPINPPYLHVHRLERLYDLSRMVYADHILGPRQKEILTRFALALGFTPGNVHYIVDKALSLLVLNVDLDTFLYEMQHMNK
- a CDS encoding HupE / UreJ protein — translated: MSEFWLYFETGLRHVLDINGYDHILFIAMLAVPYTFKDWKNVILLVTLFTIGHTLSLILSVFGIVTVNATMVEFLIPITILVAAVYNIIKLGKKTSKNNSINFIAITTLFFGIIHGLGFSNYFKLLLGKHADDKVLPLLEFALGIEAAQIMIVLVVLILGYILQEFFRMSKRDWVLITSAFVAGVVVPMIIGSEIW